One region of Candidatus Omnitrophota bacterium genomic DNA includes:
- a CDS encoding carbamoyltransferase C-terminal domain-containing protein — protein sequence MNILGFGGPFFLHDPAAAIVIDGKVVAAAEEERFIRQKHAVGKPCLRSIEFCLNEAGISAKEIDAVAFPWSFTAFNAGKWPYALKTLLSEPSRAYKAIAKAPKLCAGTKKNVRDTLRHFGIELPPEKIFFVEHHIAHAASAYLLSGFEEAAIMSIDGSGEFTSTLFAEGKDGKIKKIKEIFLPDSLGRFYSTMTAYLGFDPNDGEYKLMGMAPYGDPSKADLSGIIFSDGKSFHTNPEYVWPISSRRYCKDAMIPKKLVARFGPPRTGDELREPYIHIAAATQKIFEDIVITLMHHHLGDTLRRTGNLAFAGGCALNVSLNRKLVTDPLVRNIFVQPASHDAGTPLGAAVFAAAALGDKIAPMKDVYLGPGYSSAEIESALKRPEISCKACADIEESVASLLAEGMVVGWFQGRMEFGPRALGNRSILGNPMIPGTSDRINEMVKFREKWRPFCPSILREHSAEVIGRDMDAPFMTLSFHAAKEWKTRIPEVVHVDGTMRPQTVSHSDNPRFYKLIKLFFKKTGVPVLINTSLNRRGEPMVASPEDAINMYLGSGLDHLAIGNYLVTRK from the coding sequence ATGAATATACTTGGATTCGGAGGGCCGTTTTTCCTGCATGATCCGGCCGCGGCTATTGTGATCGACGGAAAAGTTGTCGCCGCCGCGGAAGAGGAGCGGTTCATAAGACAAAAGCACGCGGTGGGAAAACCTTGCCTGCGGTCGATAGAGTTTTGCCTTAATGAGGCCGGCATATCGGCAAAAGAGATAGACGCCGTAGCGTTCCCGTGGTCGTTTACGGCCTTTAACGCCGGGAAGTGGCCGTATGCGCTCAAGACGCTTCTTTCGGAGCCGTCGCGCGCGTATAAGGCCATAGCAAAGGCTCCGAAACTTTGCGCCGGAACAAAAAAGAATGTCCGTGATACATTGCGCCATTTCGGTATCGAGCTTCCGCCCGAGAAGATATTTTTCGTCGAACATCACATAGCCCACGCCGCCAGCGCCTATCTATTATCCGGCTTCGAAGAAGCGGCCATAATGTCGATAGACGGATCGGGTGAGTTTACCTCGACATTATTCGCTGAAGGCAAAGACGGGAAGATAAAGAAGATAAAAGAGATATTCCTGCCGGATTCCTTAGGCAGGTTCTACTCGACCATGACGGCTTATCTCGGATTCGATCCCAACGACGGCGAATACAAGCTTATGGGCATGGCGCCGTACGGCGATCCTTCGAAGGCCGACCTCTCGGGCATTATTTTCAGCGACGGTAAAAGTTTTCACACGAATCCGGAATACGTCTGGCCGATAAGTTCGCGCAGGTATTGCAAAGACGCTATGATACCGAAGAAACTTGTGGCCAGGTTCGGCCCGCCCAGGACCGGGGACGAATTGCGCGAGCCGTATATACATATAGCCGCCGCGACTCAGAAGATATTCGAGGATATAGTTATAACTTTAATGCACCACCACCTGGGTGACACATTGCGGAGAACGGGTAATCTCGCGTTTGCCGGAGGATGCGCGCTGAACGTATCGCTGAACCGAAAGCTCGTTACTGATCCGCTTGTTCGGAATATTTTCGTACAGCCGGCTTCACATGACGCGGGCACACCTCTGGGCGCGGCTGTCTTTGCCGCCGCGGCTCTTGGCGACAAGATAGCGCCGATGAAGGATGTTTATCTGGGGCCCGGTTATTCGAGCGCGGAGATCGAATCCGCGTTGAAGCGTCCGGAGATATCCTGCAAGGCCTGCGCCGACATAGAGGAAAGCGTGGCTTCTCTTCTGGCCGAAGGCATGGTCGTCGGATGGTTCCAGGGCAGGATGGAGTTCGGTCCGCGCGCCCTAGGTAACAGGTCGATTCTCGGTAATCCGATGATACCGGGTACCAGCGACCGCATAAATGAGATGGTGAAGTTCAGGGAGAAGTGGCGCCCGTTCTGCCCGTCCATATTGAGGGAACATTCCGCGGAGGTGATCGGCAGAGACATGGACGCGCCGTTCATGACGCTGAGTTTTCACGCCGCGAAAGAGTGGAAGACGCGTATCCCGGAGGTTGTGCACGTCGACGGCACCATGAGACCGCAGACGGTGAGCCACAGCGATAATCCAAGATTTTATAAATTGATAAAACTGTTTTTTAAAAAGACAGGTGTTCCGGTTTTGATAAACACGTCCCTGAACAGAAGGGGCGAACCTATGGTGGCCAGCCCGGAGGACGCGATAAATATGTATCTCGGTTCCGGGCTGGACCATTTGGCCATAGGAAATTATCTGGTTACAAGGAAATAG
- a CDS encoding glycosyltransferase family 2 protein, which translates to MNCDIIIPIWNQHALTKDCIESVFKNTRGTDYRLILVDNASDEATRVYLEGLGKAWPAEVTVIRNETNLGFVKAVNKGIAVSSAPYICLLNNDTLVAKNWLKEMMAIAESAEDIGIVNPSSNNLGQKSAQGEPLESYAARIAKDAGQYIELGAGIGFCMLIKRKVIERIGSFDEIYGMGNFEDTDFSRRAVQAGYKCVRACGAYVYHRENTSFGKVKTFDEDFKRNREIFEFRWGKPKRLAYILDKVDTNLLKKMNGEAMALARGGNRIWYFMKESIVVPKHSNIIIKYLPEGWFYPRVIFDILKKKKKFTEIILGNEKAGRVLSSLSFIHKAKISYY; encoded by the coding sequence ATGAACTGCGATATCATTATACCGATTTGGAACCAGCATGCGCTTACGAAAGATTGCATAGAGTCTGTTTTTAAAAATACCAGAGGCACCGATTACAGGCTGATCCTGGTGGACAATGCCAGCGATGAAGCGACAAGGGTTTACCTGGAAGGGCTTGGCAAGGCCTGGCCGGCCGAAGTGACCGTGATCAGGAATGAAACTAACCTCGGATTTGTAAAAGCGGTGAATAAAGGGATAGCCGTCTCGTCCGCGCCTTACATCTGCCTGCTCAATAACGATACGCTCGTTGCTAAAAATTGGCTTAAAGAGATGATGGCAATTGCGGAGTCGGCGGAAGACATCGGCATAGTCAACCCGTCGAGTAATAACCTTGGGCAGAAGAGCGCGCAGGGCGAGCCGCTCGAATCTTACGCCGCGCGCATTGCTAAAGACGCGGGGCAATACATAGAGCTGGGCGCCGGCATCGGTTTCTGCATGCTCATAAAACGCAAGGTGATCGAGCGTATAGGTTCTTTTGACGAAATATACGGTATGGGAAACTTCGAGGATACGGATTTTTCGAGACGGGCGGTACAGGCGGGATACAAGTGCGTGAGGGCGTGCGGGGCCTACGTCTATCACAGGGAAAATACGTCGTTCGGCAAGGTCAAAACTTTCGATGAGGATTTCAAGCGCAATCGCGAAATATTCGAATTCCGGTGGGGAAAACCCAAAAGGCTGGCGTACATCCTCGACAAAGTGGATACCAACCTTCTGAAAAAGATGAACGGCGAGGCGATGGCGTTGGCGCGCGGCGGCAACCGGATATGGTATTTCATGAAAGAATCGATAGTTGTTCCGAAGCATTCGAACATAATAATAAAATATCTCCCGGAAGGCTGGTTTTATCCCCGGGTCATTTTCGATATTTTAAAAAAGAAAAAGAAATTCACCGAAATAATTTTAGGGAACGAGAAGGCCGGAAGGGTGCTTTCGTCGTTGAGTTTTATTCACAAAGCGAAGATAAGCTATTACTAA
- a CDS encoding glycosyltransferase family 2 protein has product MEKIPVSVVVIAKNEESNIAPCLKSVAWADEIVVLDDNSTDKTVEIAKQYTDKVSSRKMDIEGRHRNYAYSLAKNKWVLSLDADERVSPELEAELRGLFKSEMKDKAYSMPIKNFIGARWIRYGGWYPAPKVRLFDKEHFKYEEAEVHPRVFIDGSCGRLTKDIIHYSYKDYHEFFQSLNNQTTLEARKWFKEKRKINFLKMWRKALSRFLKAYVQKKGYKDGLLGFTVSYSGGLYQFLSYIKYKEMLENADKKM; this is encoded by the coding sequence ATGGAAAAGATACCGGTTTCAGTAGTCGTTATAGCGAAGAACGAGGAAAGCAACATAGCGCCTTGCCTCAAGAGTGTTGCCTGGGCTGATGAGATTGTGGTGCTCGACGATAATAGTACCGACAAAACGGTGGAGATCGCGAAACAGTATACGGATAAAGTTTCGTCCAGAAAGATGGATATCGAGGGCCGCCACAGGAATTACGCCTATTCTTTGGCGAAAAATAAATGGGTGCTCAGCTTGGACGCCGACGAGCGCGTAAGCCCGGAACTTGAGGCTGAATTAAGGGGCCTATTCAAATCCGAAATGAAAGACAAAGCTTATTCAATGCCGATAAAGAATTTTATCGGCGCGCGCTGGATAAGATACGGCGGCTGGTATCCGGCTCCGAAGGTGCGGCTCTTCGACAAGGAGCATTTCAAATACGAAGAAGCGGAGGTGCACCCCCGCGTTTTTATAGATGGCTCCTGCGGCAGGCTTACGAAGGACATAATTCATTATTCCTACAAAGATTATCACGAATTCTTCCAGAGCCTGAATAACCAGACTACCCTCGAGGCGCGCAAATGGTTCAAGGAGAAACGTAAGATCAATTTCCTGAAGATGTGGCGCAAGGCTTTAAGCAGATTCCTGAAGGCCTACGTTCAGAAGAAAGGCTATAAAGACGGCCTGCTCGGTTTTACCGTTTCGTATTCCGGCGGGCTTTATCAGTTCTTGAGTTATATAAAGTATAAAGAGATGCTTGAGAATGCAGACAAAAAGATGTGA
- a CDS encoding glycosyltransferase family 2 protein, translating into MQTKRCDIIIPVWNASGVTAECVESIIEHTRYPYRLIIIDNGSDEETAGYLRALKNRAGLDVELIRNDTNLGFVKAANQGLRSSSAPYLCLMNNDTVATSGWLDEMISVAGSRPDIGIVNPSSNTFGQEPGASGASGAVQELYAARGFCMLIKSEVIKRIGFFDEIFNIGYFEETDFSFRAQAAGFRVVRAKGAYVHHKENVSFRKFKNNDRMFAENEKIFFSRWPRPVRVGYFIRGENVPEKVNRIAEDLAGKGHQVYLFLKRTADWPARPDHINIRRVDVDPAFFGLGSIAAVFKRRKKKKIEVIVTDNGPLAKIFLGLKRLHGSVVAVSPDAGELFEMVGAIAKGGRSE; encoded by the coding sequence ATGCAGACAAAAAGATGTGACATAATAATACCGGTCTGGAATGCCTCCGGCGTAACAGCCGAGTGCGTGGAATCGATAATCGAACATACGCGTTATCCGTACCGGCTTATCATCATAGATAACGGCAGTGACGAAGAGACGGCCGGATATCTGCGCGCTCTCAAAAACAGGGCCGGGCTTGATGTGGAATTGATAAGGAACGACACGAACCTCGGTTTCGTAAAGGCGGCGAACCAGGGCCTGCGTTCGTCGTCCGCGCCGTATCTGTGCCTTATGAATAACGATACCGTCGCTACGAGCGGCTGGCTCGATGAAATGATCAGTGTGGCCGGATCCAGGCCGGATATCGGCATCGTGAATCCGTCGAGCAATACCTTTGGGCAGGAGCCGGGCGCTTCCGGCGCCTCCGGCGCTGTTCAGGAGCTTTACGCGGCGCGCGGTTTTTGCATGCTTATAAAGAGCGAAGTGATAAAAAGAATAGGATTCTTCGACGAGATATTCAATATCGGTTATTTTGAAGAGACCGATTTTTCTTTCAGGGCCCAGGCCGCCGGATTCCGGGTCGTTCGCGCTAAAGGGGCGTACGTCCACCATAAAGAAAACGTCAGCTTCAGGAAGTTTAAAAATAACGACAGGATGTTTGCCGAGAACGAAAAGATATTTTTTAGCCGCTGGCCCAGGCCGGTTAGGGTGGGTTACTTTATACGGGGCGAAAACGTTCCGGAAAAAGTGAACCGGATAGCGGAAGATTTAGCCGGCAAAGGACATCAGGTATATCTTTTTTTAAAGAGAACCGCCGATTGGCCGGCGAGGCCGGACCATATCAATATAAGAAGGGTGGATGTCGACCCTGCGTTCTTCGGTCTTGGTTCGATAGCGGCAGTTTTTAAAAGACGCAAAAAGAAAAAGATAGAGGTTATAGTTACGGACAATGGGCCGCTCGCTAAGATATTCCTGGGCTTGAAAAGGTTACACGGGTCGGTGGTTGCGGTCAGTCCGGATGCGGGTGAACTTTTTGAAATGGTTGGAGCGATCGCGAAGGGAGGGCGTAGTGAATAA
- a CDS encoding glycosyltransferase family 2 protein — protein sequence MNNEELSVVMPVYNEKDFVLKIIGKVLKLDIVKELIIVDDCSKDGTRELLKSANFDPRVRIYYHDKNSGKGAALRTGFGYTTKDIVVIQDADLEYDPEEFKEMIKPIALGAADVVYGSRLSGGRPQRVYMFWHRVGNDFLSFVTNFMYNSTLTDMETCYKMFRKSVIDKIKIRSNDFSVEPEITAKILKDKSLRVYEVPIAYYGRTYAEGKKISWKHGFGALWTLLKFRFTD from the coding sequence GTGAATAACGAGGAATTATCGGTCGTAATGCCCGTGTATAATGAGAAAGACTTTGTTTTGAAGATCATAGGCAAAGTGCTTAAACTCGACATAGTCAAAGAACTTATAATAGTCGATGACTGCTCGAAAGACGGAACGCGCGAACTTCTTAAGAGCGCAAATTTCGATCCCAGAGTAAGGATATATTACCACGATAAAAACTCGGGCAAAGGCGCCGCGCTACGCACCGGGTTCGGCTATACCACGAAAGATATCGTTGTGATACAGGACGCCGATCTCGAGTACGATCCTGAAGAATTTAAAGAGATGATAAAGCCGATCGCTTTAGGCGCCGCTGATGTGGTATACGGCTCGAGGCTATCAGGCGGCAGGCCGCAGAGGGTTTACATGTTCTGGCACAGGGTGGGTAATGATTTCCTATCGTTCGTAACCAATTTTATGTATAATTCCACGCTTACCGATATGGAGACCTGTTACAAGATGTTCCGGAAGAGCGTGATAGATAAAATAAAGATACGGTCAAACGATTTTTCCGTAGAGCCGGAAATAACCGCGAAGATATTGAAAGATAAATCCTTGAGAGTCTATGAAGTACCGATAGCTTATTACGGCAGAACGTATGCCGAAGGGAAGAAGATATCGTGGAAGCACGGTTTTGGCGCGCTCTGGACGCTGTTAAAATTCAGGTTCACGGATTGA
- a CDS encoding glycosyltransferase family 39 protein: protein MSSLIINKKNIAITLFLASLAYFLFFCRFGILFQDEGYFNIRCIRMLSGELLYKDFFLHTPPIAYFLQALIFKIFGNALIVGRISTAVLGAFITLLIFLVSSRISSVIFSIIPSLLFIFWGVSHIPYPSFNWTGLLLGLSVVLLFTRSIETGSKPCIIFSGFLSSFLFFTKQNLGVAAFAAICGFFILEKMLNPKEKIFPGAAYFAAGAFIGVFPVINHAYTTGILPGMIYYVFGYGYKSGMMRADFFPFPHIVPASFLIGGFYALIGFFAYRLIVKKKAVYGITLAFIAALVAAAYHVFKGSSGWYYALDHIKEGAFNGFFNLPALSIILIFVMSGYLIFRKPRALNAREKMALFLAIFALIYIWAGLFAARDYVHLIPTMPIAYVLYGYLLERSAKFLFKNINKTFTAIYCFALPAIFLCGVGLTANLMNETFRFSSSPLIGMTARVEAPDAEHILATPDESKVVSDVARSIRDNTGKNDSIFCLHACETFYILSERRCASFYTFFIPNAFGKSDQARVISDLDAGNTKLVLAQKDLMGVSHGGGISDEIEKYVREKYYIKDTIGNYYIFIRKPGAI, encoded by the coding sequence ATGAGCTCACTAATAATAAATAAGAAAAATATAGCCATAACTTTATTCCTGGCCTCGCTGGCGTACTTTCTATTCTTTTGCAGGTTCGGCATCCTCTTCCAGGACGAGGGCTATTTTAATATCCGGTGCATAAGGATGCTCTCCGGAGAGTTACTGTATAAAGATTTTTTCCTGCATACACCGCCCATCGCTTATTTCCTGCAGGCGCTGATATTCAAAATATTCGGTAACGCGCTTATCGTAGGCAGGATAAGCACCGCCGTATTGGGAGCTTTTATAACGCTTCTTATATTTCTCGTTTCATCCAGGATATCATCGGTTATTTTTTCGATAATACCGTCACTGTTATTTATATTCTGGGGCGTGTCTCACATACCGTATCCTTCCTTTAACTGGACGGGGTTGCTTCTGGGGCTTTCGGTGGTGCTACTCTTTACCAGGTCAATAGAGACGGGGAGTAAGCCGTGTATAATATTCTCGGGTTTTCTATCGAGCTTCCTGTTTTTTACAAAACAGAACCTTGGCGTCGCCGCGTTCGCGGCTATATGCGGATTTTTTATCTTAGAGAAGATGCTTAATCCTAAAGAAAAGATATTTCCGGGCGCGGCCTATTTTGCCGCGGGCGCGTTTATCGGCGTATTCCCGGTTATCAATCATGCTTATACGACAGGTATTTTGCCGGGCATGATCTATTATGTTTTTGGTTATGGTTATAAGTCCGGGATGATGAGGGCGGATTTTTTCCCATTTCCTCATATAGTTCCCGCGTCGTTTCTTATCGGCGGGTTCTATGCTTTGATAGGTTTTTTCGCGTATCGGTTGATTGTAAAAAAGAAAGCGGTTTACGGGATAACCCTGGCGTTCATAGCCGCGTTGGTGGCCGCGGCTTATCATGTTTTTAAAGGCTCATCCGGATGGTATTATGCGCTGGACCATATCAAGGAGGGGGCTTTTAACGGTTTTTTTAACCTGCCCGCCCTTTCGATAATATTGATTTTTGTCATGTCGGGTTATTTGATATTCCGGAAGCCCCGCGCATTGAACGCCAGGGAAAAAATGGCGCTCTTCCTGGCGATATTCGCGCTTATTTATATATGGGCGGGGTTGTTTGCGGCGAGAGACTATGTGCACCTGATACCTACGATGCCCATAGCGTACGTTCTTTACGGATACCTGCTCGAAAGATCGGCGAAATTTCTGTTTAAAAACATAAATAAAACATTTACGGCCATATATTGTTTTGCCCTGCCGGCGATTTTTCTCTGTGGCGTGGGGTTGACGGCTAATCTTATGAATGAGACATTCAGATTCTCATCGTCTCCGCTTATCGGCATGACCGCTCGCGTAGAGGCGCCTGACGCTGAGCATATACTGGCTACTCCGGATGAAAGTAAAGTGGTCTCGGATGTAGCGCGCTCTATCCGGGATAATACAGGGAAGAACGACAGTATATTTTGCCTTCATGCTTGCGAGACCTTTTATATCCTCTCCGAAAGGAGATGCGCTTCGTTTTATACATTCTTCATACCGAACGCGTTTGGCAAATCCGATCAGGCCAGGGTTATCTCGGATCTCGACGCGGGGAACACGAAGCTTGTCCTGGCGCAAAAGGACCTGATGGGTGTTTCTCACGGCGGCGGCATATCGGATGAAATAGAGAAATATGTGCGGGAAAAATATTATATAAAGGATACGATAGGAAATTATTATATTTTTATAAGAAAGCCCGGCGCGATATGA
- a CDS encoding HAD family hydrolase, with amino-acid sequence MKKTVFIDRDGVINKDPAGWTTYSYVTAWEDFHFLPGALDALKSLTVAGYDIIVISNQGGISKKYFSSAALDGITSKMLDEITRAGGRIKKVYYCPHQDSDNCACRKPKTGMFERAERELGVKARGAYFIGDGRTDVAAGEAMGMKTVLVLSGKTSGDDIAGWETKPDIVVKDLLEAVKYIMKEGDVS; translated from the coding sequence ATGAAAAAGACGGTATTTATAGACAGGGACGGTGTAATAAATAAGGATCCGGCCGGCTGGACGACGTATAGCTACGTTACCGCGTGGGAAGACTTTCATTTTTTGCCAGGCGCCCTGGATGCGCTTAAATCCCTTACTGTGGCGGGATACGATATAATCGTTATCTCGAATCAGGGCGGCATAAGTAAAAAATATTTCTCGTCGGCCGCGCTGGACGGGATAACCTCGAAAATGCTGGATGAGATAACCAGGGCAGGCGGCAGGATAAAGAAAGTCTATTATTGTCCGCATCAGGATAGCGATAATTGCGCCTGCCGTAAACCTAAGACCGGCATGTTCGAGCGCGCCGAACGTGAGCTCGGAGTAAAGGCCAGAGGCGCTTACTTTATCGGCGACGGCAGGACGGACGTCGCGGCGGGGGAGGCGATGGGCATGAAGACGGTGCTCGTATTGAGCGGCAAGACATCGGGTGACGATATCGCGGGATGGGAAACGAAACCGGATATAGTGGTCAAAGATCTACTGGAAGCGGTAAAGTATATAATGAAAGAAGGAGATGTGTCGTGA
- a CDS encoding GDP-mannose 4,6-dehydratase has translation MRILITGGAGMVGSHAAELYSKDSANQVTVLDNLMRSELFEYDKKSVEYNWNYLKKYSNIKRIKGDVRNERDVISAIGKGVDLCIHTAGQPGVGLSVKEPMEDFSINAYGTLNVLECLRQKSKNACVVYCSTNKVFGENVDRIKLAEKEKRYVFDGSLGVAEDMPIDLTGHTPYGASKYTGDIYVQEYAHIYGMKTAVFRMSCIYGIRQFGFEDQGWIAHFIISNLLKRPVTIFGNGKQVRDILYVEDLVAAYDNFFKSDKRHGVYNIGGGAENTTSLLELIEAIEKETGIKTVYSFSDWRPSDQKVYISDITKVSKELNWKPKIAPAYGIKMLVNWVRDNMEIFK, from the coding sequence GTGAGGATTCTTATAACAGGCGGGGCCGGGATGGTGGGGAGCCATGCGGCGGAGTTATACTCGAAGGATAGCGCCAACCAGGTGACCGTCCTCGATAATCTTATGCGTTCGGAGCTATTCGAATACGACAAGAAGAGCGTTGAATACAACTGGAATTACCTGAAAAAATACAGCAATATAAAACGCATAAAAGGCGATGTGAGAAACGAGCGGGACGTAATTTCGGCTATCGGCAAAGGCGTGGATCTTTGTATACACACCGCCGGACAGCCGGGGGTCGGGTTATCCGTGAAAGAACCGATGGAGGATTTCAGCATCAACGCCTATGGGACGCTGAATGTGCTGGAGTGCCTGCGGCAGAAATCTAAGAATGCGTGCGTCGTATATTGCTCCACCAATAAAGTTTTTGGCGAAAATGTCGATCGCATAAAACTTGCCGAGAAAGAAAAGCGTTATGTATTCGACGGGAGCTTAGGGGTAGCCGAGGATATGCCGATAGATCTTACCGGTCATACGCCTTACGGGGCGAGCAAATATACCGGCGACATATATGTGCAGGAGTACGCGCATATTTACGGAATGAAGACGGCGGTATTCAGGATGAGCTGTATATACGGTATCAGACAATTCGGTTTTGAGGACCAGGGGTGGATAGCCCATTTCATAATATCCAATCTGCTGAAGAGGCCTGTAACGATATTCGGTAACGGTAAACAGGTCAGGGATATACTTTACGTCGAGGATCTCGTCGCGGCGTATGACAATTTTTTTAAAAGCGATAAACGCCACGGCGTATATAATATAGGCGGCGGCGCGGAGAACACGACCTCGCTTCTGGAACTCATAGAAGCGATAGAGAAAGAAACCGGCATCAAGACAGTCTATAGTTTCAGCGATTGGCGGCCGTCGGACCAGAAGGTTTATATATCCGATATCACGAAAGTGTCGAAAGAGCTGAACTGGAAGCCTAAGATAGCGCCTGCTTACGGAATTAAAATGCTGGTAAACTGGGTAAGAGATAATATGGAGATATTTAAATAA
- a CDS encoding glycosyltransferase, whose protein sequence is MKKVLILYATAGIGHKKAAIAVKAAFDELKLDGVEVKLEDALDHTNAFFKWSYLESYLLMVNKLPLFWGLMYYLTDNFYVNLLVAKVRRINNWFNSRQFAAYIKKEDPDVIISTHFFACEVLSNMKKRAQIRSRLITVVTDYRLHSWWVADHTDMYVVAGQDTRDDLLKWFVPPEKIKVLGIPVEPVFSKPVDRARILREAGLKEGVFTILVIGGGFGVGPIEDIIKAIGNIQPLQIVTVCGHNKELVGKLEALKATMKANIKVCGYVNNVYEYMGIADLLISKSGGITVSESLARELPIIVISPIMGQETRNSGYIIKHGAAVKIAKASELKEVVEYLIAHPDRVAAMKEAIRGIKKPAACFDIAKAAIDICG, encoded by the coding sequence ATGAAAAAAGTGCTGATACTTTACGCTACAGCCGGTATAGGCCATAAGAAGGCGGCCATTGCCGTTAAGGCGGCTTTCGATGAATTGAAGCTCGACGGCGTAGAGGTGAAATTAGAGGACGCGCTTGACCATACCAACGCTTTTTTCAAGTGGTCGTATCTCGAGTCGTACCTTTTAATGGTAAACAAACTGCCTCTTTTCTGGGGGCTCATGTATTATCTCACCGATAATTTCTATGTAAATCTTTTAGTCGCCAAAGTGCGCCGTATCAATAACTGGTTTAATTCGCGGCAATTCGCCGCATATATTAAAAAGGAAGACCCCGACGTAATAATCTCGACGCATTTCTTCGCGTGTGAAGTGCTGTCGAATATGAAGAAGCGCGCCCAGATACGTTCCAGGCTTATTACGGTCGTTACAGATTATCGCCTGCATTCCTGGTGGGTGGCGGATCATACCGATATGTATGTAGTCGCCGGGCAGGATACGCGCGATGACCTTTTAAAATGGTTCGTTCCGCCTGAAAAGATAAAAGTTCTCGGGATACCGGTAGAGCCGGTATTTTCCAAACCGGTAGATCGCGCGCGGATCTTGCGCGAGGCGGGATTAAAAGAAGGCGTGTTTACGATATTAGTTATCGGCGGAGGGTTTGGCGTAGGCCCGATCGAGGATATAATAAAGGCGATCGGTAATATCCAGCCTTTACAGATCGTAACGGTTTGCGGCCACAATAAAGAGCTGGTCGGGAAACTGGAAGCATTGAAGGCAACGATGAAGGCGAATATAAAAGTGTGCGGATATGTAAATAACGTGTACGAATATATGGGCATAGCCGACCTTCTGATATCGAAGTCGGGCGGTATAACGGTTTCCGAAAGTCTGGCGCGGGAGCTTCCCATAATTGTTATATCACCGATAATGGGGCAGGAGACCAGGAACAGCGGATACATTATAAAGCACGGCGCGGCCGTGAAGATAGCAAAGGCTTCGGAATTAAAAGAAGTGGTCGAGTACCTTATCGCGCATCCGGACAGGGTCGCGGCCATGAAAGAGGCGATACGGGGCATAAAGAAGCCCGCGGCTTGCTTTGATATAGCTAAGGCGGCGATAGATATATGCGGATAA
- a CDS encoding uracil-DNA glycosylase: MRINDTGDIIASIKSYLELERESGIEECCAPSSGALKGLNELKKEVLACRECGLHRTRINVVFGSGDPTARLMFVGEAPGAEEDKQGLPFVGRAGQLLTKIIESMGLKREDVYIANILKCRPPQNRPPLPEEIAACRNNVKRQVEIINPRVICTLGKFASQTLLETETPISALRGAFREYNGIKVMPTYHPAYLLRNPDDKKLVWQDMKKILKELR, encoded by the coding sequence ATGCGGATAAATGACACCGGCGATATAATAGCGTCGATCAAGTCTTATCTGGAACTGGAGCGCGAATCCGGGATAGAGGAGTGCTGTGCGCCCTCCTCCGGAGCTTTGAAAGGGCTGAACGAGCTTAAAAAAGAGGTATTAGCTTGCCGCGAGTGCGGACTGCATCGCACCAGAATCAATGTCGTGTTCGGTTCCGGCGATCCTACAGCGCGGCTTATGTTCGTAGGCGAGGCGCCGGGCGCCGAAGAAGACAAGCAGGGGTTGCCTTTTGTAGGACGAGCCGGACAGCTTTTGACAAAAATAATCGAGTCAATGGGCTTAAAGCGCGAGGATGTGTACATCGCGAATATATTGAAGTGCCGGCCTCCGCAAAACCGTCCGCCGCTTCCGGAGGAGATAGCCGCCTGTCGAAACAATGTAAAGCGCCAGGTGGAGATAATAAATCCACGCGTTATATGTACGCTCGGAAAATTCGCGAGCCAGACTCTTCTTGAGACGGAGACGCCCATATCGGCCCTGAGGGGCGCCTTCCGGGAGTATAACGGTATAAAAGTAATGCCGACGTACCACCCCGCCTATCTTTTAAGAAATCCGGACGATAAAAAACTCGTCTGGCAGGATATGAAGAAGATATTGAAAGAGTTGCGTTAA